GCAGTGGACGATAATGCTCCACATAGTCTGGTTTTTTGTCGTTAATATGAAACAAGCTAACGATAATggcattaaaattaaaattaattaattaatctaccGTGGTTGGGCTTTAAGCCCAACTGCAATTCAATGGGCATGTTTGCTCTCACTCGTTTCATTTGCGGGACAACTTGTCGTCTACCGTGTTTCAGTCATATTAGCAGTCTTGAGAGATGCAAGCAGCTTGAACGAGTATGAGCTCGAGACGTCGAGGTGGTTGGGATGCTCCTGGCGCTTGATTCTCTATCTCCAGCTTTGATGCTCAACCTCTCAGGTCTCAGCCTGGTTCCCTTCCACCCAAAACgatacatataattttttagtgaAAGATGAGATTTTGTGGATGAAATGTTCTTCTTGATGTAAGTTTGTGTACCTACTGTAAATGTGGACAAAAAGCCATCTGGGATTTAGTGGGCTTGCGATGAGTTTAGCAATGCCCATAAAGAATCCACATTTCATGTGTCACGAGCAGAATTCTTTACCAATTAAAGTATCCATGCGACGCTAGTAAACTCACCCCAAACTTGAAAATATTAGTCAGCCTTACTCCAAGCATGCCAACTTAAGCAATAGAGATATACAGTACAGAAGTTAAGTAAGAACAATGTCAAAGAGTTAGACAAATAATAGCCAAAAcactttattaaatatattgtgGGAATACAAAATCAAGCTATATACAAGTACCCTCAAACACTCACACAATACTTATGTACAAGAAGCTCTCAAAGATAGCTCTCAAAGCTCTCTTAAGTTGCTCTCAAGTTTCTCTCAAGTTGCTCTTAAGTTGTTGGACAAATGCCCAAGCACTCCTATTTATAGGCTGTCCACTTCCTCAATGTGTGGTGGAAAAGCCCTCCCAAATGTGTGGCCAGAATTTTCCTTCCAGAAATTTCAGGAACTAAATGGTAATTTCACACTCCTGGGAAGCTTTTGGGTTCTGTTGGCCAACCAGCTCGTGGGACTCCTGCTGGTGAGAAACCTGCAGGTTTCTAGAAGCTTCTGGGCTATTCCAGCCTGTTCTGGGCACCACTGGCCCGTTTTGGTGCCTTCTGAAATTTTCGTAGGCCAACCAGACTCCCCTGGAATTTTCGTTGGCCAACCAGAATCTCCTGGCACCTTTCCGCGCACCCCCAATGCTTCTGGAAGCTTCCAGCGCCTTCCAGCACATCCCAATTCCTTTCCATCACTGGCAGACTCGAACCTCACGCTACCCAGCTCCATTTCTCCGAAGTGACGCTCCTTTACTCAAGCTACGAGCGCAACGAGCCAAAGGGGAGCGTGGAGCTGAACTTGTGCAAGACCGCGATGGCGAACGGTAGGGGTGCAAGCACTTGGGGAATAAGTGAGCCCGTGACACATAGAATCTGATCGTCAAccaattttcataatttatatgTATATGGGTATATCTTATCATTTGATTTAGAACTATGTATCTTGGTTGTTTTAGCTGCATGCTTTTCTGGAACAGATTGGTAAATTGTCTTTTGGGTATTGGCGAGGCGTTAAATAATCACCAGGACCAACTAAGCTTCCAGCTTGCGAGAACTCTTATGTTctgaaatctaaaaaataagGTTTTAGAAAAGTGTTCctccttttttattatttttccctttGTCTATTAGCCAATACCTAACGGCCTCCTATAGAGACAGGAGTCTGTACGTACAAATGGCATAGAAGCAAtggaaattgaaattttatatggAATTTGATGATTTTAGATGATCCAAAAAGAGATAGATTTAAGTGTCGTGAGCTTAAGGGTGTTAACATTCTTAGTTTGTCATTATCAAGCCTATGATagttattttcataaattttgaatttttgtgTGTGGAAGTTGTACTGTTTTTGCTATAGGGACCCAATTTCTATATGGATAATGTCTTCTTTTGTCCTTGATGTTTAATTTATGTTCACCTTTATCCTTAAAGAATATTTGGAATACTCAATTCTGATGTTGATCTTGTGGTTGTTAGCTATCTTTTTCTCACATTGGACTTAATCTTCTGCAGCTGGTTTCTAACAGAGATGTGAAAGAAGACAAGACAAAAAGTGGCAGGTGGAAGAGGAAGAGAACTTTTCAAGCATTTAAATTCCACTTTTAGCCTTGAAAGTGCTAGAAGATTCAACTAAATATATTTACCCTTATTAATTTACCCATTAAtcaaatgaattattttattatttaggaaaaaatatataaaaaaatattttgtaatttcattaattttttaatttaatatacgtgagtttatgatttaattttatattaaattagtatAATGTAGttagtaaatataaaataatattttaatgcacaattaaattataattataggttttgaaatgaaaagttgAAGAGAacacaatattttttttattttttattttttatggggaATAGACTTttaagatgatggaaacaaatCCATTGTCATTTTTCCTACTGAAGCTGTGGTGGACAAATGGCTTATCCTGAATGGTGAGTGGACccaaaagaagcagaagaagaaaatgaaataaaacaactcatttactgcaatttattgtTAATCTTCTCTGTGCATACCTGCCAAAACTCTACTTTTTATTATTGGTTGAAAGTTATtctaataacaaataattaaaattagggtaaattataatttagtccctttaatttagtgaaatataatatttcgtctctctattttaaaaaaccttcaatttaattcttcacatttaaaaaaactacAAAATAGTCTCTACtgtcaaattttcagttaaccttccgtttattttaatgaaaatgactaaactaccctttaaataaaaaaactcaatcaaacagTATTCACTCCATTCCAACACAGAAGAAGGagtaggaggaggaggaggaggaggaggagaaggagaaggaggagaaaggatcgggaaaagaaggagaaagagaagaagaaaaagaagaagaagaaggaggaggaggaggaggaggaggaggaagatgagaAAACGAAGAAGAGGatcgggaggaggaggagaaggagaaggaggagaaaggatcgggaaaagaaggagaaagagaagaagaaaaagaagaagaggatcggaaaaagaaggagaaggatgTGGAGAAAAGGGTAGTTtagtcatttttattaaaataaatgcaaggttaattgaaaatttgatggTAGAGACTATTTTgcagtttttttaaatgtgaataagtaaattgaaggttttttaaaacagagggacgaaagattgtattttactaaattagagggactaaattacagtttacttttaaaattataattttgtataatttaaaattataattttaaatgaaattagtTCAATGTTTTTTATAGTGGGTTTAGTAGTGATTTTATCAAGGGtatgtatataaaaaatagCAACTGTatgaagaaataaataaaagattgtGATATTTGACAAAGGCTGACTTGTCATATACTCAAAGGGAATTGGATATAGGAAGGAGACTGAGGAGTTGTCCTTTTCATTCCTTCAAATTTTCCATTgacaaattcaattttttttttatttttattcttttatttggaataagattaaatgctatatgatataaataattttcttaaaaatgacAAAAAATGATATCTGcagaatatattataatatggaTTTAGGtgtttcaatatatatataaattaaaaattaaataaacaattatataataaataataattttacatattgatAAACCATCATTTTTTAAGTATAAGTAATTTTCTAgggatttaatttcttaatataatttattttgaaaaggtTGTGTTAGATTAAACAtaatattatcttttaaataattattaattaatgtcTTTAATtgagtgagcattcggtcggttcggttcaaaaccgaaccgaaccgaataaaccaaaaactgaaattttagtgtttatgaaaatcgaaccgaaccgattttgatcagaaatcgaattaaatcaaaccgatctgatttgattcgatttgatcggtttcgatttttaataattttttttattttttacactttatatttaatattttaaaatttaattaaaatattttaatcttaatatgatttaatttctctatattattgaaaaaatatattattatcactaatcggttcggttcggttttttcgttttttttattaaaatcgaaccgaaccgaaataaccgaaatttctgaaattaaaaaccgaaccgaatcgaaatgtataaaaaactgaatcaaattttcaaattgattcgattcaatcaattttttcgatttaaaccgaatactgctcgccCCTAGTCTTAACCACATATTAGAAAAGCTAGCAATTTAGTTaatataagttaatttttttattagttaaaaataatatatttgataactattaaattttattatcttgcAATTAAAgagtattattaaattttcaatcttattttatatgtatgaataattatttttaaaattttataaatctatctttttttttttaatgtcttTTACTTATCTCATTTTGAAGAATGCTAGCTTttatattcataatttattttataaataatataattttaatttatatataacttatataaaaaatataataaaattaaaattaaaatatatgaataatagttataatttttttaatcataaatgtaaatttatattaatttttaactaaaattagttttattgtaataattttaaataatcaaaagtaattttaataatttaataatttcatttttttaaattgtatatatatataattttattttaatagataaaataatttaaattaattagtattatttattagatttagatagtaagattatttaaattataaattataatagagtTTTTGGTATAAttagaattattattaaaataattttaacttttatttaataataataatgataacatTAACAATACAAATgtaaaattttacataaattttcattatttaatgttattattgataaaatgattgccattaaattttattaatgataatttaatatgaattaataataattttattgttattaaattatatctGTTATTGGagtatgaaataatatttttttagaaaaatatttaataattttagttttttaataaaatttattttaaattatataataaaatttttttaagttgattttaaatataaatagaataaatactttaaatttatataaaatttaaaattatataaataattaaaattaaattatagataaaaaatataatttgaatttaaataagaatcaattttaaaataataaaaaaattatattattttttatccaaTGAAAATAGAGGATAATCAGCAATTATTAAACTTAAATAAGAATAGTTCATTATTTTCCTTATAatcacttatatatatatatatagtatggattattaattaaaataataatattattaaaaagtaatttaaaaatataattataatctattttaaataataaaattatgaattatttaaataattaaattaattaatttataaataatttaaaagtgtAAAGATATGTATTTCCTCTCTTTCTACTTTCATATACGGTATAAATATAGATATTAATGAAGATAATTATTGAGATTTGAGTAACTGTATAACATAAatagtaattaaattaaattaattataattataattatttaattattttttaaaacctaAAACTGTTGAAGGCGGAGGGAGAgattattaataagtttaattttattcaaaagtattttataaattatgagtaattattatgtaaaattactttatattaaattatttgggCAAGGAAATTAAATgcgtaaaaaggaaaaaaaaaaaaaaaaaaaagccttcgTCAAAACTCAACAGTACAAACTACGACAGTGAAACCGAAGCTGTCCATTTTCCAATTTCCAATCATCCGTAGGAGAGAGAGCAACAAATTCAACAGCTGCCAATCCATCTTCTCATCAGTCCACCAAAAGTCACCGGAGCTCAAAAACATCACCGGTTCTCGATTAAAGCTTCTAACTTTCTTTTTTGTAGGTTTATATCAATTCTCTTATCAAAATATGTATATTTGTTATGTTCTCTGTTGAATTCTTTCTCCTCACCTaattatttagattatttttttttgttgttttctttCGTCTTCTCTGTGACTCTGATAGGTCCTTCTTAGTTTTTTGGTAAAGGTTGAATTTCATATACGGATCGCTTCCTGCTCCTTCTTCTACAATTTGCTTCTGATCTCTAGCTCCGTACGCAGCCCAGTTGGGCAGGTAAATAAGCAGTGAGTTTTGGGAATCTATTTTGAGTAGCTTTTCTTATTAAATTATCTAGTTTACAAATTTGTCTTTGTTATTGCTCTTTTAAAAACCTCTTTACATGGAAAGTTTGtcatttttattgaaatttgttTCTTTTACTGTGGATTCAATTGAGCATGTGATGTGGGTatcttctattttattttctttatttgataGTCTTAACTGTTAGCTCTTTTGGATTTATACCTGTTTTGATCAGGCCTATCTGATCTGAATATTGTATTATTCAATGATTGCATTTCAAATTGGTTCCTATGTGTGTGTTTCTTCTAATTACCTGATTGAATTTTGATCTTAGATCTTGATTAGTATTTATTGTGTTTGGATGTCGGTTTGGCGGATTGAGGCTTGGTTGATTTTTCCTGTAACCATCTGTCATCCAGATTGATAtctcctttttttaaaaaataaaaaataaaaataatgatgcCTGAATATTTATGATTTGGTCAGTAAATGATTTAACCCTCAGTTCGGTTGGTTGTGAAACCTTTGGAATAGAAGGATTGTTTAGTTTTGAAGCTATGGCCTTTGATTTTAAAGGACATACACAAAAAAGAGGATGTGGGTTGTAATTGAGTTTACTGGAAGCGTTTGCGTAGTTGTATGCAATAAACACTATATATTCCAGTGGAACAAACTAAACAAATAATAGCATTTTATGTTTGGTGTTTCTGCTGGCTGGAACTGTTACCTTGTTGGCTACCTTTTTGTTATATGAGTTATTTGTCACTGCAACCTTCTTTTGTATTTCAGATAGAGATGGGTATTTACCTCAGCTCTCCTAAAACAGAGAAATTCTCAGAGGATGGTGAGAATTATAGGCTCAGATATGGCTTGTCATCCATGCAAGGTTGGCGTGCAACCATGGAAGATGCTGTGAGTAACTAATTCAGCACATTATCTATCTGAATGTCTTAGCATTTAAGTTCTATTAGTGGCAGCTTTGGTCCTATCGTTGTCTGTTcagtaatttaataatatataagatCCTTCTAATATAGTGATGGTGTTAAGTGGGAATCTTTAAAGTTATTATCTTATACAATTACTGCTATTGATAAACTTTGTTGGGCATGGtctcattttttcttttactgGGATATATACCTAACACATTGTAAAGGTCATTTTGTGATTTACTACTATTTTTTTCCCATTCTCAGGTTATTAAGAGTGATGggttatggttttaatgaaataATAGACTTGCAATCCATAACTTATTAGGATTTTGGAATTAGTTTGCAGATAATTAAGTTGGTCTGGGTTACTCTTAGTTCCCATTGAATTTTCATCTTCCATTCTTTGTGGGCTGGGGGAGGTGGTCTCCTTGTATATTACCTGAACAGACATTTGAAGCTTTTGGAAATTCTACCTAACAATATACAATCTTGGGTGTTGCAGTAATTTGTGTGTGTAGTATTAGATGAAATATTGCATGTTTATATACAAGAGTcctaatgaaaaagggaaagaTAATCCCTAAAATCAAGTCCTAcaatcaagcctatgatcaaGCTAATGTATACAATATCTCTACATATCAatacatatttacttcctataacatTGGGAAACTGTATTTGTTTCACAATGCCAAAGGAACCATCTGCAAAACAAAGTCTTCCCCCCTTAATCACCAATCATATCTTGTGTTTCTTTTATATACTCTCTTTTTCTTGTGTTGCATATGTAGTTAAATCATTTTGCAGAAATCTAGTATGGTATATAACTTTATTTCTTGCATACTTAATTTCGGAATGTTTGTTGCACACATGATTACTTTATGTTCaccaatttcttttcttttttcatattgCATTACAAATATCCTGTTAgttatctattattttttttcccctAGCATGCTGCATTACCTGATTTGGATGCTTCCACTTCGTTCTTCGGTGTTTATGATGGTCACGGAGGTAAGAATTGGGAGGTTCAGGTATTTTTGTGTGGTCACTTTTGCTTCCTTAATTGTGGTTTTCTCTTAATTGTGTGCAAACTCtagctttattttttttagcatAATCTCTTTTACTTTCTTAGTTAATATTGAGTTATGTTTTTCAAAATGAACAATCAAAGTGATCTATAGGGTTTTCTGTTTTGGACTTCTGAATTCTGATGAATATTTATTGCCATATTGACTTATCTGTCAAATTGTACTCAAATTTCTGTGACACCTATTTAAGCATGTGATCTAGCAATTGTGAAATGAATTGAATGAAGCTTTTTAATGGAAATTAAGATGTTTGGTAAAGCGATTCGGAATCCTTAGGAGTTAGGCCTCACATTTGCTTTCCAAATTTTTGTTCCATTTTAATTTAGAATCATTATTTCTATCAATCTTCCATATTTCTTCAACTTTTGTGCTGCTAATCAACTTAGAtctgtatcattttcttttccAGCCATAACAGGTTCTTTTGTTATATTATACACATTAAATGGCAATATGACTGGACTTGTATGCACAGATTTCACTCCATCTGCTTGTCATTATGCCTAAATTCGTCATGTTCATGCACTGTGTTGGTAATGACTGGCTTTTATTGCTACTCACGTTGTTTTGGTAACTTGCAGGTAAAGTAGTTGCGAAGTTTTGTGCAAAGTTTCTTCATCAGCAGGTCCTAAGAAGCGAAGCATATATGGCTGGAGAAATAGGAACTTCTGTTCAGAAAGCATTTTTCAGGTTGCTTCGTTTAATTACTGGAGGGTGCTTCTTCATGTTTTTTCCCCTTGGCAGTGTATTTTAAGTATGTTCCTGGATGTCCAGGTGTTTCTATGCGGCCATTATGCATGTGATTATTCCTGTCAATGATGCTTGCAATTTTCTTTGTAACTTTTTGTTGTAATGTCTAGCTATCAAAAATAAACTTTCTTAACATTCTGAGATAATTTCTTGAAAGCGTTAATCTACTTTcttcatgtattttattttgtatCTCAAACTTTGGCCCTTTTCATCAATATTGTCATTTAGGACCTTATTTCTCTGTAACTTATTTGTCTTATTAGATAAGATGCTGTGAACCATTAAGAATAATATATGCTCTTGTTCTCATTGTTTGTGCTTCGTCCAGAATGGATGAGATGATGCGTGGACAAAGAGGATGGCGGGAATTAGCTGTTTTGGGTGATAAAATAAACAAGTTCACAGGCATGATAGAAGGGCTGATATGGTCTCCAAGGAGTAGTGATAGTAATGACCAACCTGATGATTGGGCTTTTGAAGAGGTATTTAATAAGACGAAGGAACTAAACTCATAATGGTATCTTCTAATATAGTGCAACTATGTAAGACGTAATTCATGGATCCTTTCCCAATTCTTTCTAGCATCTATGGTTATAGCTTATAAATACTTTATTCCGAATACATGATCAGGGCCCACATTCTGATTTTTCTGGACCAACTTCTGGGAGCACAGCATGTGTTGCAATTATTAGAAACAACCAACTTGTTGTTGCAAATGCTGGTGATTCTCGATGTGTGATATCTAGAAAGCGCAAGGTATTTTTTTAACTAACTAGGGACCATAATTGGGGAGAAGGTTCTTTGCCTTACAGTAGCTTGCATCTCTACTTTTTATCAATTTGCCGTTAGCAAATTCATCCAATTATAAGACATAGGACTGCTTTATTGGGAAATATGGAattagaaatatatataatGGCCAATAGCTAGTTTAGAGACTTATTTCTGATAAATActgttctctctctcttttttttaccTGTTTACTTTGTTGCAGGCATATGATCTATCTAGAGATCACAAACCTGACCTTGAGGCTGAGAGAGACAGGATTTTAAAAGCTGGTGGTTTCATACATGCAGGACGGGTCAATGGCAGTTTGAACCTTGCAAGAGCTATCGGTACTTTAGCTGTTTGCTTTTAGGCAAATTAATTGTTTTGAttagatttttatgtaattggtTTCTGGTTCATATACTGGACTGGTGTCCATCCATGTTTATGCAAGCATGGCTTTGGACCGGGTCTCTAGGATGAAAAGATAGTTCATACCAATGAGCTCAATAATTTCCCACATTGAAAAGCAAGGGTTATGAACTTTatgccttttttatttttattttatgattttatttttattaagttgGTTCATAAGTTAATGATTTTTGTTCAGTTATATATCCAATGGGTCTGGACTCTGGAATGTGTTATATTGGCATGACACTAGGATCAGTGTAATTAATCTAGTTATTAAAGGCGCAGGTGTGCTCCCGAGTGGCATTTAGGtgcatcaaaataaaataaaataaataagacaTGTATAACTCTAGGTAAGACTAAAATGCAAGAACCTCTAATAAATATCACAATGATAAAACAAACCATTTAAAGTTTTAGTACTACGTTGTTGACATCTTGTCAAACATAAATATGAATCTGTTTAAAAGTGCCAATCTAAATCCTTTATTCTACTGAATTACTTGTTACTAAATTGCAATAAAACCTAAATTTACTGAAAGACTGCTCTTCAATCTTCATCAAGAGTAACATGGTCTCCATGTCCATCTTCACAACTTCCAAAGTTCTCTTCTTGTCTATGCTCATTATACTTATCAATTCATCCTTAAGACTACTTGACAATCTCTTCTTCATCCTTATCTCCAAGTACTAGAAGAGTATTGGCTCTCAAATGACTCTTCAACTCCTGTAGCTTTGGCAAACAAACCCCAAGTTGAATTATCATCTTGATACACAACCTCATCCTCATCATCCCAGAGGAAATTGATTTCATAAGTTCAATTTTGCTTATTCTGtttagagaagaaaataaaaaccctaAGTTTTTGATGTTCAATTTGATCTGCAAGTTTGCTGCATCTATTTTTTGTCTTAATTGTTTGGGTGATTTGGTGTGGATGAGCCTATGGAAGCTGAATGATGGACATTTGATCTTAATAATATCACACACATGCACACATCAAGCATGAATGTATGAAAGGTATGTGCCTGAGTGCTTGTGCCATGGGTGCTAGAGGCGAGGCGTTGAGCCTCAGGCTCACCTTTGACAACTATGGGTGGACATTTGATGTGGACAAAAATGATAGACTTGAATAGTCCCAATTCTaaaccttaaaaacatttcCAACTACACGAGGGAGGCGAGTTTTTTGCAAAATTTCACAATCATATGTCAAGCTTGCTTTCATCTGAACACAAAGTAAGTAGAG
The genomic region above belongs to Manihot esculenta cultivar AM560-2 chromosome 3, M.esculenta_v8, whole genome shotgun sequence and contains:
- the LOC110612404 gene encoding probable protein phosphatase 2C 60 isoform X1, which codes for MGIYLSSPKTEKFSEDGENYRLRYGLSSMQGWRATMEDAHAALPDLDASTSFFGVYDGHGGKVVAKFCAKFLHQQVLRSEAYMAGEIGTSVQKAFFRMDEMMRGQRGWRELAVLGDKINKFTGMIEGLIWSPRSSDSNDQPDDWAFEEGPHSDFSGPTSGSTACVAIIRNNQLVVANAGDSRCVISRKRKAYDLSRDHKPDLEAERDRILKAGGFIHAGRVNGSLNLARAIGDMEFKQNKFLPAEKQIVTANPDINTVELCDDDEFIVLACDGIWDCLSSQQLVDFIHEQLSMESKLSAVCERVLDRCLAPSTAAGEGCDNMTMMLVQFKQPIQHTASSNEQSSESEFADSGSKQKENESK
- the LOC110612404 gene encoding probable protein phosphatase 2C 60 isoform X3, with translation MGIYLSSPKTEKFSEDGENYRLRYGLSSMQGWRATMEDAHAALPDLDASTSFFGVYDGHGGKVVAKFCAKFLHQQVLRSEAYMAGEIGTSVQKAFFRMDEMMRGQRGWRELAVLGDKINKFTGMIEGLIWSPRSSDSNDQPDDWAFEEGPHSDFSGPTSGSTACVAIIRNNQLVVANAGDSRCVISRKRKAYDLSRDHKPDLEAERDRILKAGGFIHAGRVNGSLNLARAIGDMEFKQNKFLPAEKQIVTANPDINTVELCDDDEFIVLACDGIWCIMQFLGVGFCKGIKYLDYCAQNAIP
- the LOC110612404 gene encoding probable protein phosphatase 2C 60 isoform X2, yielding MGIYLSSPKTEKFSEDGENYRLRYGLSSMQGWRATMEDAHAALPDLDASTSFFGVYDGHGGKVVAKFCAKFLHQQVLRSEAYMAGEIGTSVQKAFFRMDEMMRGQRGWRELAVLGDKINKFTGMIEGLIWSPRSSDSNDQPDDWAFEEAYDLSRDHKPDLEAERDRILKAGGFIHAGRVNGSLNLARAIGDMEFKQNKFLPAEKQIVTANPDINTVELCDDDEFIVLACDGIWDCLSSQQLVDFIHEQLSMESKLSAVCERVLDRCLAPSTAAGEGCDNMTMMLVQFKQPIQHTASSNEQSSESEFADSGSKQKENESK